In a single window of the Sphingosinicella microcystinivorans genome:
- a CDS encoding CaiB/BaiF CoA transferase family protein, translating into MDNESKTEPLPLAGIRVLDLGTFIAAPYAATILGEFGAEVIKIEKPGAGDPLRQFGTPSAPGATLCWLSEARNKHSITLNLAHKKGAALLRQLVRSADVVCENFRPGTLEGWGVGFEALLQENPRLIMLRVSGYGQDGPLRDKPGFARIAHAFGGLTHLTGIPDGPPLTPGSTSLADYISGLYGAIGVLIALQARDKVGGQYIDLALYESIFRMLDDIAPTYARTGAVRGRLGVGTINACPHGHFICGDGIWIALACSSDKMFARFARMIGKPGLAAVDRYAATRQRLDDAAYINGVVEAWLSGLSAREAVAACDRAGVPCAEIQTIADIFASEQFAARKNLVEMMDADQQSCVVPNVIPRLSLTPGSVRHLGPALGDANSTVFHDLLGLSGTEIAEMRREGVI; encoded by the coding sequence ATGGACAACGAATCGAAAACCGAACCTCTGCCGCTCGCAGGAATTCGGGTCCTCGATCTCGGCACCTTCATCGCCGCCCCTTATGCCGCAACAATCCTTGGCGAGTTCGGCGCCGAGGTCATCAAGATCGAGAAGCCCGGTGCGGGCGATCCGCTGCGGCAGTTCGGCACTCCGTCTGCGCCCGGAGCAACGCTTTGCTGGCTGAGCGAGGCGCGGAACAAACATTCGATCACACTCAACCTTGCGCACAAAAAGGGGGCCGCGCTGCTGCGGCAGCTCGTGCGCTCGGCCGACGTGGTGTGCGAGAATTTTCGTCCCGGCACACTTGAGGGCTGGGGTGTGGGCTTCGAGGCGCTGCTGCAGGAGAACCCCCGACTCATCATGTTGCGCGTGTCGGGCTACGGTCAGGATGGACCGTTGCGCGACAAGCCCGGGTTCGCCCGTATCGCCCACGCCTTCGGTGGCCTGACGCATCTGACCGGGATACCGGACGGGCCGCCGCTGACCCCTGGCTCGACCTCGCTGGCCGACTATATATCGGGCCTCTACGGCGCGATCGGCGTGCTGATCGCGCTGCAGGCGCGCGACAAGGTCGGCGGCCAGTACATCGATCTGGCGCTCTACGAGTCCATCTTCCGCATGCTCGACGACATCGCCCCGACCTACGCGCGAACCGGCGCCGTTCGTGGGCGGCTCGGCGTCGGCACGATCAACGCCTGCCCGCATGGACACTTCATCTGCGGCGACGGCATATGGATCGCCCTCGCCTGCTCCAGCGACAAGATGTTTGCGCGGTTCGCGCGCATGATCGGCAAACCCGGGCTGGCGGCTGTAGACCGCTATGCCGCAACCCGGCAACGCCTGGACGATGCCGCGTACATCAACGGCGTCGTCGAAGCTTGGCTGTCGGGCCTTAGCGCCCGCGAGGCCGTGGCCGCGTGCGATCGCGCCGGCGTGCCATGCGCCGAGATCCAGACGATCGCGGACATATTCGCAAGCGAACAGTTCGCCGCCCGCAAAAATCTCGTCGAGATGATGGACGCCGACCAGCAAAGCTGTGTCGTCCCCAACGTCATTCCTCGGCTTTCGCTGACCCCCGGAAGCGTACGGCACCTGGGCCCAGCGCTCGGCGATGCCAACAGCACGGTCTTCCACGACCTTCTGGGACTTTCGGGCACCGAGATCGCCGAAATGCGGCGCGAAGGCGTGATCTAG
- a CDS encoding GntR family transcriptional regulator, whose amino-acid sequence MRTVPFYRQVADTIKARIIDGQYPVGECLPASIKLEKAFDVSNITMRKALTLLKDEGWLKTQRGVGTIVVRAADDDVINIKQSGRFNDWLNWASGKAQNVDQAVLDIDDDRGPIHVRNLLSVPENENLWRMRRLRSRHGEPISYHVSYGTRESKSLMKKKDFKGTGSLIEMLQKRFPRKIIRIEQHLEATIADMDIAKILHIQFGDPIFFMEHLYIDALEKIVAVTHLFMRADRYRYSISIDLESIGDKNLPSLT is encoded by the coding sequence GTGCGAACGGTTCCTTTCTATCGCCAGGTCGCAGATACGATCAAAGCCCGGATCATCGACGGGCAGTACCCGGTCGGTGAGTGCCTCCCGGCTTCGATAAAGCTCGAAAAGGCCTTCGATGTCAGCAACATCACAATGCGCAAGGCGCTCACCCTGCTGAAAGACGAGGGATGGCTGAAGACGCAGAGGGGCGTCGGCACCATCGTCGTGCGCGCCGCCGACGACGACGTCATCAACATCAAACAGTCGGGCCGCTTCAACGACTGGCTGAACTGGGCGTCCGGCAAGGCGCAGAACGTCGACCAGGCGGTGCTCGACATCGACGACGATCGGGGGCCCATCCATGTCCGCAACCTGCTGAGCGTGCCGGAGAACGAGAACCTCTGGAGAATGCGCCGGCTCCGCTCGCGCCACGGGGAACCGATCTCGTATCACGTCAGCTACGGCACCCGGGAATCAAAAAGCCTGATGAAGAAGAAAGATTTCAAGGGCACCGGCAGCCTCATCGAAATGCTGCAGAAGAGATTTCCCCGCAAGATCATCCGCATCGAACAGCATCTCGAAGCCACCATCGCCGATATGGATATCGCGAAGATTCTGCACATCCAGTTCGGCGACCCGATTTTCTTCATGGAGCATCTCTATATCGATGCGCTGGAGAAGATCGTTGCCGTCACGCACCTGTTCATGCGGGCCGACCGCTATCGATACAGCATCTCCATCGACCTCGAATCCATCGGTGACAAGAACCTTCCGTCGCTGACCTGA